A stretch of the Fusobacterium varium genome encodes the following:
- a CDS encoding putative inner membrane protein codes for MRNEFLWAIMLLVNFLAIIFAYSRFGKIGLYIWIPISTILANIQVVMLVDLFGFGTTLGNILYAGGFLVTDILAENYGKEHAKKAVKIGFFSLLVMTLIMQIAVAFVPSNVEEGLVTFNGVKRIFDFMPRIAIASLVSYWISQSHDIWAYEMWRKKFSERKHIWIRNNMSTMISQLIDNTIFTLIAFWGVYPREVLMEIFITTYCMKFIVAVFDTPFVYIANHLKLSGKIKEAEL; via the coding sequence ATGAGAAATGAATTTTTATGGGCAATAATGTTGCTGGTAAATTTTTTAGCAATAATATTTGCTTACTCTAGATTTGGAAAAATAGGATTGTATATTTGGATACCAATATCAACTATATTAGCTAATATTCAAGTGGTTATGTTGGTAGATTTATTTGGATTTGGAACTACCCTAGGAAATATACTTTATGCTGGTGGATTTTTAGTGACTGATATTCTTGCAGAAAACTATGGAAAGGAACATGCCAAAAAAGCTGTAAAAATAGGATTTTTTTCTTTGTTGGTAATGACACTAATAATGCAGATAGCAGTAGCCTTTGTACCTTCTAATGTAGAGGAAGGATTAGTCACTTTCAATGGAGTGAAAAGAATATTTGATTTTATGCCAAGAATAGCAATAGCATCTCTTGTATCTTATTGGATATCTCAAAGTCATGATATATGGGCATATGAAATGTGGAGAAAGAAGTTCAGTGAAAGAAAACATATTTGGATCAGAAATAATATGAGTACAATGATAAGCCAACTTATTGATAATACTATTTTTACCTTAATAGCTTTTTGGGGTGTTTATCCCAGAGAAGTATTGATGGAAATATTTATCACTACTTATTGTATGAAATTTATAGTAGCAGTTTTTGATACACCATTTGTATATATTGCTAATCATTTAAAATTGAGTGGAAAAATAAAAGAAGCGGAATTATAA
- a CDS encoding putative integrase encodes MDKRGQEVKYICKEDLKKLRKYFKSNDKVVILALINIGVNVGLRISDLSKIRFEDINSDYVVKLKEKKTKKMREIKLNTVCQKSIEELKKYYETLGYSKERGFLFKSLNRKYVKELFDKPISTVSISKYLNQAKADLNISYPIGTHSLRKTWGHTVYRGTLDIALVMSIFNHSSAEQTLKYIGIEQEMINKVYDKFKI; translated from the coding sequence ATGGATAAAAGAGGACAGGAAGTTAAATACATTTGTAAGGAAGATTTAAAAAAATTGAGAAAATATTTCAAATCAAACGATAAAGTAGTAATTTTAGCGTTGATAAATATTGGAGTAAATGTTGGATTAAGAATTTCTGATTTATCAAAAATAAGATTTGAAGATATAAATAGTGATTATGTTGTAAAATTAAAAGAAAAGAAAACAAAAAAAATGAGAGAGATTAAATTAAATACAGTTTGCCAGAAGTCAATTGAAGAATTAAAGAAATATTATGAAACATTAGGATATTCTAAAGAAAGGGGATTTCTATTTAAATCTTTAAACAGAAAATATGTAAAAGAATTGTTTGATAAGCCTATTTCAACTGTTTCAATAAGCAAATATTTAAATCAAGCTAAAGCAGATTTAAATATTTCATATCCCATTGGAACACATTCTTTGAGAAAAACATGGGGGCATACAGTTTATAGAGGAACTTTAGATATAGCGCTGGTAATGTCTATATTTAATCATTCGTCTGCAGAACAAACATTAAAATATATAGGAATAGAGCAAGAAATGATTAACAAAGTATACGATAAATTCAAGATATGA
- a CDS encoding putative adhesion protein FadA yields the protein MKKLLVAGTILLSASAFSTGVTAEFESRFNTLEQEYKMLMQKEDERYNSEKQIAETAKATLAKQRELYNQISTKAGKLGQIKDVKFYKEQYGELAKKYQDALKELEGQMKEQESIINRFQQLQAVKEGK from the coding sequence ATGAAAAAATTATTAGTAGCAGGAACAATTTTATTATCAGCATCAGCATTTTCTACAGGGGTGACAGCAGAATTTGAAAGCCGTTTCAACACTCTAGAGCAAGAATATAAAATGCTTATGCAAAAAGAAGATGAAAGATATAATTCTGAAAAACAAATTGCTGAAACTGCAAAGGCAACTTTAGCAAAACAAAGAGAGTTATACAACCAAATTTCAACTAAAGCAGGAAAACTAGGGCAAATCAAAGATGTTAAATTCTACAAAGAGCAATACGGAGAATTAGCTAAAAAATACCAAGATGCACTTAAAGAACTAGAAGGACAAATGAAAGAACAAGAAAGTATCATTAACAGATTCCAACAATTACAAGCTGTAAAAGAAGGAAAATAA
- a CDS encoding putative adhesion protein FadA has translation MKIKTTMLLGAALLLVSSVSLAAPAAGVDSRFSQLEAELKMLEQKENERFKEEEQIAKSAQNNLNVLTNLRNKCGERINYMTSMEGRSIYSNEMKNLLKQYQGFLTEIDKQSKVEERKIFEFNQLKSLRAE, from the coding sequence ATGAAAATAAAAACAACTATGTTATTAGGAGCAGCATTATTACTAGTATCGAGCGTATCATTAGCAGCACCAGCAGCAGGAGTAGATTCAAGATTTTCTCAATTGGAAGCAGAATTAAAAATGCTTGAACAAAAAGAAAATGAAAGATTTAAAGAAGAAGAGCAAATAGCAAAATCAGCTCAAAATAATTTAAATGTACTTACAAATCTTAGAAATAAATGTGGAGAAAGAATCAACTACATGACTTCTATGGAAGGAAGAAGTATCTATTCTAATGAAATGAAAAACCTATTAAAACAATATCAAGGTTTTCTTACAGAAATTGATAAACAATCTAAAGTAGAAGAAAGAAAAATATTCGAATTTAATCAATTAAAAAGTTTAAGAGCAGAGTAA
- a CDS encoding putative DNA-binding protein, translated as MKEKDFIKVYKEERNLKNLKEAQHRISTFWETVEEILQEDKKLVFKGWGIFEIKPVRAREYCDPRIKKIKKTLPKNKLVFRQGKILKENINVD; from the coding sequence ATGAAAGAGAAAGATTTTATTAAAGTTTACAAAGAAGAAAGAAATCTAAAGAACTTAAAAGAAGCTCAGCATAGAATTTCAACTTTTTGGGAAACTGTAGAAGAAATATTGCAAGAGGATAAAAAATTAGTGTTCAAAGGTTGGGGAATATTTGAAATAAAGCCTGTAAGAGCTAGAGAATACTGTGATCCTAGAATAAAAAAAATTAAGAAAACTTTACCTAAAAATAAATTGGTTTTCAGACAGGGAAAAATACTTAAAGAAAATATCAATGTTGACTAG
- a CDS encoding putative transposase, protein MQKPTNNNIFFQLNQPKLFNFLQYEISDNDPVRKLSSILEGLDFSSLMQVFSYKTKVHPIRMFSIIVYAYSRNLTSTRDIEMACHENIKFRFLLQDSKIPDHSTISRFLVKTEDILPDLFEQFVEKIFEMENISTETIYIDGTKIEAYANKYTFVWKKSIEKYRTRLDEKILELISNFNDDFNLQYDNFLEIYSYLSNLNFQIVKGRGKRKSKEQKYLELCAEYLEKYQKYSNHFKNLNGRNSYSKTDIDATFMRMKDDHMRNGQLKPGYNLQIGVISEYISSYEIFSNPSDSKTLIPFLEKISSQNLKIKNIVADAGYESISNYEYLEKMDYTSYIKPIYFEKSKIRKFKNDLNRVENLIYNHSENKLFRKDGLELEFLYSNKNNTVQYFWNPETNKKIKYNARFRILSNKSKENVSSNYGKQLRMNRSIQVEGAFAVLKEDMKLRKLKVRSKKSVLREICLFCIAYNFNRYLSRNINNRLGTTLHSLKVA, encoded by the coding sequence ATGCAAAAACCAACTAATAATAACATTTTTTTTCAATTAAATCAACCTAAACTTTTTAACTTTTTACAATATGAAATTTCTGATAATGATCCTGTAAGAAAACTTAGCTCAATATTGGAGGGATTAGATTTTAGTAGTTTAATGCAAGTATTTTCTTACAAAACAAAGGTACATCCTATCAGAATGTTTTCTATCATTGTTTATGCCTATTCGCGCAATTTAACTTCTACTAGAGATATAGAAATGGCTTGCCATGAAAATATTAAATTCAGGTTTCTTTTACAAGATTCTAAAATTCCTGATCACTCTACTATTTCTAGATTCTTAGTAAAAACTGAAGATATTCTTCCAGATCTATTTGAACAATTCGTTGAAAAAATTTTTGAAATGGAAAATATTTCCACTGAAACAATATATATTGATGGCACTAAAATTGAAGCATATGCTAATAAATATACATTTGTTTGGAAAAAATCTATTGAGAAATATAGAACTAGATTAGATGAAAAAATTCTTGAATTAATTTCAAATTTTAATGATGATTTCAACTTACAATATGACAACTTCCTTGAAATATATTCATATCTTTCTAATTTGAATTTTCAAATAGTCAAAGGTAGAGGAAAGAGAAAATCTAAAGAGCAAAAGTATTTAGAATTATGCGCAGAATACTTAGAAAAGTATCAAAAATATTCTAATCATTTTAAAAATCTTAATGGTAGAAATAGCTATTCAAAAACTGATATAGATGCTACTTTTATGAGAATGAAAGATGACCATATGAGAAATGGTCAATTAAAACCTGGATATAATCTGCAAATAGGAGTGATTAGTGAATATATTTCTTCATATGAAATTTTTTCTAACCCTTCTGATTCTAAAACTTTGATTCCATTTTTAGAGAAAATTTCATCTCAAAATTTAAAAATTAAAAATATTGTAGCTGATGCAGGATATGAAAGTATTTCAAATTATGAATATTTGGAAAAAATGGACTATACTTCATATATAAAACCAATATATTTTGAAAAATCTAAAATCAGAAAGTTTAAAAATGATTTAAACAGAGTAGAAAATTTAATATATAATCATTCTGAAAATAAGCTATTTAGAAAAGATGGATTAGAATTAGAATTTCTATACTCTAACAAAAATAATACAGTTCAATATTTTTGGAATCCTGAAACTAACAAAAAAATTAAGTACAATGCGAGATTTAGAATTTTATCAAATAAATCAAAAGAGAATGTATCAAGCAATTATGGAAAACAATTAAGAATGAACAGAAGTATTCAAGTAGAAGGTGCTTTTGCAGTTTTGAAAGAAGATATGAAATTGCGAAAATTAAAAGTTCGAAGTAAAAAAAGTGTTTTAAGAGAAATATGTTTGTTTTGTATCGCTTACAACTTCAACAGATATCTAAGCAGAAATATAAATAATCGCTTAGGAACAACACTTCACTCATTAAAAGTAGCTTAG
- a CDS encoding ABC transporter permease, whose translation MKNKEKTKIYMNIFYALMWFIPLYFFMRDFFKIEDVNIFFEKKTLDIILFSIKQGLYSTAAALVIAIIPAYFAAYEKGIVSRLLHGLLFIPFFFPIISTVTIFSIVFNMEFFKSFGILYSLKAIIIANVFYNSPIFIKYISEGLKRVPKELIEALKMEGAGNIRIFFSGQLPLILPQIFRGFILVFTYCFTGFGIILSLGGIRFSTLEVEIASTLMGELNFSKAMIFGIVQFFILIILNLTGVFVKEYELEGEADYKKQNIFFRGYSIIYLFLQYLVVASSFLFSFYNYYTGEFSIKAYLRIFSKDFNEDYEVIKGIINSIGISATVSFISIIIIYLIIKNYSRITDVIIFSNLGISGAFLAVALFYLNVLFSVPLLLLLGIGYILVSIPIGYSFMYQYIKKFPINILESSLLDCSNELERFIYVEFPILKNIFLSAFLQIFAIVFGEFTIGYTMQLGDIVPVASLVNYSLGSNKKYLESAAFSSVILLIVFSLFILGEYLKDKE comes from the coding sequence ATGAAAAATAAAGAAAAAACAAAAATTTATATGAATATATTTTATGCATTAATGTGGTTTATACCTTTATATTTTTTTATGAGAGATTTTTTTAAAATAGAAGATGTAAATATTTTTTTTGAAAAAAAAACTTTGGATATAATTTTATTTTCGATAAAACAAGGACTATATTCAACAGCAGCAGCTCTTGTTATAGCAATCATACCAGCATATTTTGCAGCTTATGAAAAAGGGATAGTAAGCAGACTTCTTCATGGTCTTCTTTTTATCCCATTCTTTTTTCCAATAATATCTACAGTGACAATATTTTCAATTGTTTTTAATATGGAATTTTTTAAAAGTTTTGGAATATTATATTCTCTTAAAGCTATCATAATAGCTAATGTATTTTATAATTCGCCTATATTTATAAAGTACATCAGCGAAGGGCTAAAAAGGGTGCCTAAGGAGCTCATAGAGGCATTGAAAATGGAAGGGGCAGGAAATATAAGAATATTTTTTTCAGGACAGCTCCCATTAATATTGCCACAGATATTTAGAGGATTTATTTTGGTATTTACTTATTGCTTTACAGGATTTGGAATAATTTTATCTCTTGGTGGAATAAGATTTTCTACTTTAGAAGTAGAGATAGCATCTACACTTATGGGAGAACTCAATTTTTCTAAAGCAATGATTTTTGGAATAGTTCAGTTTTTTATCTTAATAATACTTAATTTAACAGGAGTATTTGTTAAAGAATATGAATTGGAAGGAGAAGCAGATTATAAAAAACAAAATATATTCTTTAGAGGATACTCAATTATTTATCTGTTTCTGCAATATTTGGTAGTTGCTTCAAGTTTTCTATTTTCTTTTTATAATTATTATACTGGAGAGTTTTCAATTAAAGCTTATCTAAGAATATTTTCAAAAGATTTCAATGAAGATTACGAAGTCATAAAAGGAATAATAAATTCTATAGGAATATCTGCCACAGTAAGTTTTATTTCAATAATAATAATCTATCTTATAATTAAAAATTACAGCAGAATAACTGATGTAATAATTTTTTCAAATCTTGGAATATCTGGAGCTTTTCTGGCAGTAGCACTTTTTTATTTGAATGTACTATTTAGTGTTCCATTGCTTTTACTGCTGGGAATAGGATATATTCTGGTGAGTATTCCAATTGGGTATTCTTTTATGTATCAGTATATAAAAAAATTTCCAATAAATATTTTAGAAAGTTCATTATTAGATTGCAGTAATGAACTTGAAAGATTTATATATGTAGAATTTCCAATTTTAAAAAATATTTTTTTATCAGCATTTTTGCAGATATTTGCAATTGTTTTTGGGGAATTTACAATAGGATATACTATGCAGCTGGGAGATATAGTTCCAGTAGCATCATTAGTAAACTATTCTCTGGGATCTAATAAAAAATATTTAGAAAGTGCAGCTTTTAGTTCAGTGATACTTTTGATAGTATTTTCGTTATTTATTTTAGGAGAGTATTTAAAGGATAAAGAATAG
- a CDS encoding oxidoreductase — MVRFGIIGTSCISDKFVEALKTIKKCEVTAVYSRSVEKGDYFATKHDIKTIYLSLEEMAESQKVDAVYIASPNGLHPSQAIKMMENGKHVICEKAIASTVKELDEMIRIAKENNVVLMEAMRPTLNPNFNIIKESLEKIGPVRGITASYCQYSSRYDNLKKGELTNIFDPKFSGGALYDIGVYPLYFTIGMFGIPDEYIGGNYLVSSGADGYGNIILKYNDKIASITYSKITDSKLPSEIQGEKGSIIIEKLSTVKGIKILYRDGREEKIEMEIHKNDMVYEAMEFINLIKKGKLESDINSHKNSRKVVEIMEKLANKN; from the coding sequence ATGGTAAGATTTGGAATAATAGGAACGAGCTGTATAAGTGACAAATTTGTAGAGGCATTAAAAACTATAAAAAAATGCGAAGTAACAGCAGTATATTCAAGAAGTGTAGAAAAAGGAGATTATTTTGCTACAAAGCATGATATAAAAACAATATATCTTTCATTGGAAGAAATGGCTGAAAGTCAGAAAGTTGATGCAGTATACATTGCTTCTCCAAATGGACTTCACCCATCACAGGCCATAAAAATGATGGAAAATGGAAAACATGTGATCTGTGAAAAGGCCATTGCCTCAACAGTAAAAGAACTGGATGAAATGATAAGAATTGCAAAAGAGAATAATGTGGTGCTGATGGAAGCTATGAGACCTACTTTAAATCCAAATTTTAATATAATAAAAGAAAGTTTGGAAAAAATAGGTCCTGTAAGGGGGATAACAGCTAGTTACTGTCAATATTCTTCAAGATATGATAATTTAAAAAAAGGAGAACTTACAAATATATTTGATCCAAAATTTTCTGGAGGGGCATTATATGATATAGGAGTTTATCCATTGTATTTTACTATTGGAATGTTTGGGATACCAGATGAATATATAGGAGGAAATTATCTTGTAAGCAGTGGAGCAGATGGATATGGAAATATAATTTTAAAATATAATGATAAAATAGCAAGTATCACATATTCAAAAATAACAGATTCAAAACTGCCTTCAGAAATTCAAGGAGAAAAAGGTTCTATAATAATTGAAAAACTCTCTACTGTAAAAGGAATAAAAATATTATATAGAGATGGAAGAGAAGAAAAAATAGAAATGGAAATACATAAAAATGATATGGTCTATGAAGCAATGGAATTTATAAATCTTATTAAAAAAGGAAAACTTGAATCTGACATAAACAGTCACAAAAATTCAAGAAAAGTAGTTGAGATTATGGAAAAGCTAGCTAATAAAAACTAG